A single region of the Marinobacter salinus genome encodes:
- a CDS encoding MBL fold metallo-hydrolase encodes MPHNRYGSGAFEISVELGALTSVARDPQVALRVGPVVASLVNGVGGDPLLQLRLLHESRSLLFDMGDSGRMALRSAHQVSDVFITHCHADHIGGFMWFMRSRIGHFPPCRLFGPPGLLGHITGMIRGILWDRVENRGPKFEVYEWYGSHLKGWRVTAGEPHPEPLPETPTPGGVIHRETEFRVRAAMLDHGTPVMAYSWEPFGKLNVRKNGLEELGAKPGPWLHDLKIAVLKKRPGELISPGNGRVYPAQVLASRLLIQAPGEPVVYATDFADKPDNIAKMTDLARNAHTLFCEASFMQADADQAERTGHLTTEATARIANLANVKQLIAFHFSHRYARKREAVYQELAGFTDRLLVPEKETGRAGYQRTLSDR; translated from the coding sequence ATGCCCCATAACCGGTATGGAAGTGGTGCTTTTGAAATCAGTGTCGAACTGGGGGCGCTGACCAGCGTAGCCCGTGATCCCCAGGTAGCTCTTCGGGTTGGCCCCGTGGTTGCGTCTCTGGTAAACGGCGTTGGCGGCGACCCGCTATTGCAACTTCGCTTACTTCACGAGTCACGCAGTCTTCTGTTCGATATGGGCGACAGCGGGCGCATGGCGCTGCGCTCTGCCCATCAGGTCTCCGATGTCTTCATCACCCACTGTCACGCCGATCATATTGGCGGGTTCATGTGGTTCATGCGCAGCCGGATCGGGCACTTTCCGCCTTGCAGGCTTTTCGGCCCGCCAGGGCTACTCGGACACATAACCGGTATGATCAGGGGCATCCTCTGGGACCGGGTTGAAAACCGGGGTCCAAAGTTCGAAGTATACGAGTGGTATGGCAGCCACCTGAAGGGCTGGAGAGTGACGGCCGGAGAACCTCATCCTGAGCCTTTACCCGAGACTCCCACGCCCGGTGGTGTCATTCACCGGGAAACGGAATTCAGGGTCCGGGCAGCCATGCTTGATCATGGAACGCCGGTGATGGCGTACTCCTGGGAGCCGTTTGGAAAACTGAATGTTCGCAAGAACGGACTGGAAGAGCTTGGCGCAAAGCCCGGACCATGGCTGCATGACCTTAAGATTGCTGTACTGAAAAAACGCCCTGGCGAACTCATTTCCCCGGGCAATGGCCGCGTGTATCCGGCACAGGTGCTGGCGAGCCGGTTATTGATCCAGGCACCCGGAGAGCCGGTCGTTTACGCCACAGATTTTGCCGACAAACCAGACAACATTGCAAAAATGACGGACCTGGCCCGCAATGCGCACACCCTGTTTTGCGAAGCTTCCTTTATGCAGGCTGACGCAGACCAGGCAGAGCGTACCGGCCATCTGACAACAGAAGCGACGGCCCGGATAGCCAATCTGGCGAACGTGAAGCAGCTGATCGCGTTCCATTTTTCACATAGGTACGCCCGCAAACGCGAGGCTGTCTACCAGGAACTGGCCGGATTTACTGACCGCCTTTTGGTGCCGGAGAAAGAAACCGGGCGAGCTGGCTACCAACGGACTCTATCGGATCGGTAA
- a CDS encoding Lrp/AsnC family transcriptional regulator, with amino-acid sequence MIGKQDQKLLMLLRQNARASITELAKTLHLSRSTVQNRIARLETGGVIRGYSVLLGGEFSANQVEAHVSIKVRQKLTARTNAALEGISQVSQLFSVSGEYDLIAIVQAQSLEELSAVLDEIGNLEGVERTNSAVVLETRFRR; translated from the coding sequence ATGATTGGAAAGCAGGACCAGAAGCTCTTGATGTTGCTCAGGCAGAATGCCAGAGCCAGTATCACAGAGTTGGCCAAAACCCTTCACCTGTCGCGGTCGACGGTTCAGAACCGGATTGCCCGACTGGAAACCGGTGGCGTTATTCGGGGTTATTCCGTGCTGTTGGGGGGGGAATTCTCAGCGAACCAGGTGGAGGCCCATGTATCCATAAAAGTTCGACAGAAATTAACGGCCCGCACCAACGCTGCTTTGGAGGGCATTAGCCAGGTATCGCAGCTCTTTTCGGTAAGCGGTGAGTACGATCTGATCGCTATCGTACAGGCCCAGTCCCTGGAGGAGCTGAGCGCTGTTCTGGATGAAATCGGTAATCTTGAAGGTGTTGAACGAACGAATTCGGCGGTGGTGCTGGAGACCCGGTTTCGTCGTTAA
- a CDS encoding spermidine synthase, producing the protein MGLLFEQIDSQPSEIGEITLRRRRIPAIGDRDIFEVKLGEEFLMSSMFVDAEIALSDLGLNETEGDNLSVVVGGLGLGYTAVAALRHERVGELLIVEYLEPVIGWHQQERVPLGADINADARSRYVHGSFFDLAIAEPDAGGFDPESPGKTFDAILLDIDHSPRALLHDSNASFYTPENIRKMARQLKPRGIFAMWSNEGEDAEFMTVLRDVFTDVACHVVSFFNPFQNRESFNTVYVARKPG; encoded by the coding sequence TTGGGACTTCTCTTCGAGCAGATCGACAGCCAGCCATCCGAAATCGGCGAGATCACCCTCCGGCGACGTCGGATTCCGGCGATCGGTGACCGGGATATCTTCGAGGTGAAGCTCGGCGAAGAATTCCTGATGTCCAGCATGTTCGTGGATGCCGAGATCGCCTTGTCGGACCTGGGCCTGAACGAAACCGAAGGCGACAATCTCAGTGTCGTTGTAGGCGGACTCGGGCTTGGCTATACCGCCGTGGCCGCACTCAGGCACGAGCGCGTAGGGGAGTTGCTGATTGTTGAATACCTGGAGCCGGTCATCGGCTGGCACCAACAGGAACGGGTACCGCTGGGTGCCGACATCAATGCCGACGCCAGAAGCCGGTATGTCCATGGCAGCTTCTTTGATCTGGCCATCGCCGAGCCAGACGCTGGTGGGTTTGATCCGGAATCTCCGGGGAAGACCTTTGACGCCATCCTCCTCGATATTGATCACTCGCCCCGTGCCTTGCTGCACGACTCCAATGCCAGTTTCTACACCCCGGAAAACATCCGGAAAATGGCAAGACAGCTGAAACCGCGAGGCATCTTTGCCATGTGGTCAAATGAAGGGGAAGATGCAGAATTCATGACCGTTCTCAGGGACGTGTTCACCGATGTCGCCTGCCATGTTGTAAGCTTTTTTAATCCGTTTCAGAACAGGGAATCGTTCAACACCGTTTACGTGGCCCGAAAGCCGGGCTGA
- a CDS encoding AMP-binding protein, with protein MSVDPRKQTSLHCLYYWAETTPDEVYLTQPFADGHTEDITWKDAGDQVSRMAAHLMNLDLPEHSNIAILGKNSAHWILADLAIWAAGHVSVPLYPTLNGDTAAYVLEHSEAKLMFLGKLDGTADGWNDIKAHIPADLPIISLPMSPRDDTPKWRDIVAQTEPTDPKMPNPDDLATMVYTSGSTGRPKGVMHSFRTMISVADGLQQLFPVSSDERMLSYLPLAHVAERAAVETQSLYYGFHLYFANSLDTFQEDLQRARPTLFFSVPRLWMKFYLGVNAKLPPKKQKLLFSIPIVGSLVKKKVLRQLGLDHCRAALTGAAPLSAEIIGWYRNLGLELLEVYGMSENFGYSHANRPGKAKVGSVGMANPGVEHRIGEGGEVQVKSPGQMLGYYRNEEKTREDVTDDGFLKTGDMGEIDSDGCLRITGRVKDLFKTSKGKYVVPVPIENRFNHPKAEVVCVAGANQPQPCLMVLLSEEARNELEAGGDRTGLDRELAAELDAVNLECEAHEKLAFVVIVREPWTMENGMLTPTMKIKRNVIEDFYTRKMDAWFGQRKKVVWEF; from the coding sequence ATGTCGGTAGACCCCCGGAAACAGACATCTCTGCATTGCCTGTATTACTGGGCAGAAACTACACCCGATGAGGTGTATCTCACCCAGCCATTTGCGGACGGGCACACAGAAGACATCACCTGGAAAGATGCGGGGGATCAGGTGTCCCGGATGGCAGCACACCTGATGAACCTTGACTTGCCGGAGCACAGCAACATCGCGATTCTAGGCAAGAACAGTGCTCACTGGATCCTTGCGGACCTGGCCATCTGGGCGGCCGGACATGTCTCGGTACCTCTGTACCCGACCCTTAACGGAGATACGGCGGCGTACGTCCTGGAACACAGTGAGGCAAAGCTGATGTTTCTGGGGAAGCTCGATGGCACTGCGGATGGCTGGAATGACATCAAGGCCCATATCCCCGCAGATCTTCCGATCATTTCGTTGCCGATGTCGCCAAGGGACGATACGCCCAAGTGGCGTGACATTGTCGCGCAGACTGAGCCGACCGATCCAAAGATGCCAAACCCTGATGATCTGGCGACGATGGTCTATACCTCAGGCAGCACCGGCAGGCCCAAAGGCGTGATGCACAGTTTTCGCACCATGATCTCTGTGGCCGACGGGCTGCAGCAGCTTTTTCCGGTGTCGTCGGATGAACGCATGTTGTCCTATCTGCCTCTCGCGCATGTGGCGGAGCGGGCAGCAGTAGAGACTCAGTCCCTGTATTACGGGTTTCATCTGTATTTTGCCAATTCCCTGGACACGTTTCAGGAGGACCTGCAACGAGCCCGCCCCACGTTATTCTTTTCTGTGCCGAGATTGTGGATGAAGTTTTATCTCGGCGTAAACGCGAAGCTGCCACCGAAAAAGCAAAAGCTGCTGTTCAGCATTCCCATTGTGGGATCTCTGGTAAAAAAGAAAGTGCTCAGACAGCTTGGGCTCGACCATTGTCGCGCGGCGCTGACCGGTGCTGCACCGCTGTCTGCGGAAATTATTGGCTGGTATCGGAATCTTGGGCTGGAATTACTGGAAGTTTACGGAATGTCCGAAAACTTCGGCTACTCCCACGCGAACCGTCCGGGTAAGGCGAAAGTGGGGTCGGTGGGTATGGCAAACCCCGGAGTGGAACATCGTATTGGCGAAGGCGGAGAGGTTCAGGTGAAAAGCCCGGGACAAATGCTGGGCTATTACAGGAACGAAGAGAAAACCCGGGAAGACGTGACAGACGATGGTTTCCTGAAAACCGGTGACATGGGTGAAATCGACAGTGATGGCTGCCTGCGCATCACCGGGCGGGTCAAGGACCTGTTCAAGACCTCAAAAGGCAAGTACGTTGTGCCGGTGCCGATCGAGAATCGGTTTAACCACCCGAAGGCGGAGGTGGTGTGCGTGGCCGGTGCGAACCAGCCCCAGCCATGCCTGATGGTGCTTCTTTCTGAGGAAGCCCGGAATGAGCTGGAAGCGGGTGGAGATAGAACAGGGCTGGACCGGGAACTGGCGGCAGAGCTGGATGCCGTGAACCTGGAGTGCGAGGCCCATGAAAAGCTGGCATTCGTGGTGATCGTGAGAGAGCCATGGACCATGGAAAACGGTATGCTGACGCCCACAATGAAAATCAAACGGAATGTTATTGAAGACTTCTACACACGCAAAATGGATGCGTGGTTTGGCCAGAGGAAGAAAGTGGTCTGGGAATTCTGA
- a CDS encoding arginine N-succinyltransferase: MIVRPIAHKDLDTLYEIAIESGPGFTSLMPDRDALARKIEHSISSFDQSVSQPGNEHYLFVLENESSGEIMGTTGIEASVGRARPLYHFRRNTVTHHSRDLGLRRSVETLTRCSHYAGCTEVCSLYLRPKFRQGNAGKLLSRVRFLFMAIHPERFSDTVIAEMRGVSDASGQSPFWNWIKAHFVDMEFASATSLVGSGYTDFIDELMPSHPLYTCLMSAEAREVISQVHDHTRPALRMLETEGFTHKGLIDLFDAGPTVECPLTSIRSARDSRIWKVETEAERSQSAKFTRLHQERIDTPVLIANTQTTGFRATVTTEAHVRPRTETLILSRALATGLGLDTGATCRVLPLVGRNQNAPASTEQTYPEVHYAH, from the coding sequence ATGATTGTTCGCCCCATTGCCCACAAAGATCTGGACACGCTCTACGAGATCGCGATCGAGTCCGGCCCGGGGTTTACCTCACTAATGCCGGACCGCGATGCGCTGGCCCGAAAGATCGAGCACTCCATTTCGAGTTTTGATCAGTCTGTTTCCCAGCCGGGTAACGAGCACTACCTGTTTGTTCTGGAGAATGAGTCCAGCGGAGAGATCATGGGCACGACAGGCATTGAGGCGTCGGTCGGACGCGCTCGGCCCCTCTATCATTTTCGTCGCAATACGGTGACACACCACTCCCGGGATCTTGGCCTGCGACGGAGCGTGGAAACCCTGACCCGCTGCAGTCACTACGCTGGCTGCACTGAAGTCTGCTCCCTGTACCTGCGCCCGAAATTCCGCCAGGGCAACGCCGGGAAACTCCTGTCCCGTGTTCGCTTCCTGTTCATGGCAATTCATCCCGAGCGATTCTCTGATACAGTCATTGCCGAGATGCGCGGTGTTTCCGACGCCTCTGGCCAGTCGCCTTTCTGGAACTGGATCAAAGCTCACTTCGTGGATATGGAATTTGCATCCGCTACCAGCCTGGTCGGGTCCGGTTATACCGACTTCATTGATGAACTGATGCCCTCACATCCTTTATATACCTGCCTGATGAGCGCCGAAGCGAGAGAGGTTATCAGCCAGGTGCACGACCACACCCGGCCGGCATTACGCATGCTTGAAACGGAGGGGTTCACCCATAAGGGCCTGATTGATCTCTTCGATGCAGGCCCCACAGTAGAGTGCCCGCTTACTAGCATTCGGAGTGCCCGGGACTCCCGGATCTGGAAGGTGGAGACTGAAGCTGAGCGCTCGCAAAGCGCCAAATTCACGAGACTGCACCAGGAACGGATTGATACCCCTGTTCTTATAGCCAATACTCAGACAACCGGTTTCCGCGCCACCGTTACGACTGAAGCACATGTGCGGCCACGTACGGAAACCCTGATCTTGTCCCGCGCCCTCGCCACCGGGCTTGGGCTGGACACCGGCGCCAC
- a CDS encoding ABC-F family ATPase produces MISTANITMQFGAKPLFENVSAKFGNGNRYGLIGANGCGKSTLMKILGGDLEPSGGQVMLDPNVRLGKLRQDQFAYEECTVMDTVIMGHEELWQVKKERDRIYSQAEMSEEDGMAVADLEVQFAEMDGYTAEARAGELLLGLEIPLDEHNGPMSALAPGWKLRVLLAQALFSDPDVLLLDEPTNHLDINTIRWLENILVARNSTMIIISHDRHFLNSVCTHMADLDYGELRLFPGNYDEYMTAATQARERMQSDNAKKKAQIAELQQFVSRFSANASKAKQATSRARQIDKIQLEEVKPSSRVSPFIRFEQGKKLHRQAVTLKNLTKGFDGETLFNKLNLQVEAGERVAIIGPNGIGKTTLLQCMSGAYEPDSGEVKWTDSAEVGYFAQDHTADFADDETLTDWMAQWTTGGEQLIRGTLGRMLFSGDDIGKSVKVISGGEQGRMLFGKLILQKPNVMLMDEPTNHLDMESIEALNLALENYPGTLVFVSHDREFVSSLATRIIELKADGVTDFSGSYDDYLRSQGYL; encoded by the coding sequence TTGATCTCTACCGCCAATATCACCATGCAGTTCGGGGCCAAGCCCCTGTTTGAAAATGTTTCCGCCAAGTTTGGCAATGGCAACCGGTACGGCCTGATCGGCGCCAATGGTTGCGGGAAATCCACGCTGATGAAAATTCTCGGTGGCGATCTCGAACCTTCTGGCGGCCAGGTCATGCTGGACCCGAACGTTCGCTTGGGCAAGTTGCGCCAGGACCAGTTTGCCTATGAGGAGTGCACGGTTATGGATACCGTGATCATGGGCCACGAAGAGCTCTGGCAGGTAAAGAAAGAGAGGGACCGGATCTATTCCCAGGCCGAGATGAGCGAGGAAGACGGCATGGCCGTGGCGGACCTGGAAGTTCAGTTTGCCGAAATGGATGGTTACACTGCCGAAGCCCGCGCCGGGGAGTTGTTGCTGGGCCTGGAAATTCCGCTGGATGAGCACAATGGTCCCATGAGTGCCCTGGCACCGGGATGGAAGCTGCGGGTGTTGCTGGCCCAGGCCCTGTTCTCCGATCCGGACGTGCTATTGCTAGACGAGCCCACCAACCACCTGGATATCAACACCATACGCTGGCTGGAGAATATTCTGGTTGCCCGCAACAGCACCATGATCATCATCTCCCACGACCGCCACTTCCTGAACAGTGTGTGCACGCACATGGCGGATCTGGACTACGGTGAGCTGCGCCTGTTCCCGGGCAATTACGACGAGTACATGACAGCCGCCACCCAGGCCCGCGAGCGCATGCAATCCGACAACGCCAAGAAGAAGGCCCAGATTGCCGAGTTGCAGCAGTTTGTCAGCCGCTTCTCGGCCAACGCCTCCAAGGCCAAGCAGGCCACTTCCCGCGCCCGCCAGATCGACAAGATCCAGCTCGAAGAGGTGAAGCCGTCCAGCCGTGTGAGTCCGTTTATCCGCTTTGAGCAGGGCAAGAAGCTGCATCGTCAGGCGGTTACTCTCAAAAACCTGACTAAGGGCTTTGACGGTGAAACCCTGTTCAACAAGCTCAACCTTCAGGTTGAAGCCGGCGAGCGGGTGGCGATCATCGGACCCAACGGCATTGGTAAAACTACGCTGTTGCAGTGCATGAGCGGTGCCTACGAGCCAGACAGCGGTGAGGTAAAATGGACGGACAGTGCCGAGGTTGGCTATTTCGCCCAGGACCACACCGCCGATTTCGCCGACGACGAAACTCTGACCGACTGGATGGCCCAGTGGACCACCGGCGGTGAGCAACTGATTCGCGGCACTCTGGGCCGCATGCTGTTTTCAGGTGACGACATCGGAAAATCGGTAAAGGTGATTTCCGGTGGTGAGCAGGGCCGGATGCTGTTCGGCAAGCTGATCCTGCAGAAGCCCAACGTGATGTTGATGGACGAGCCCACTAACCACCTGGATATGGAGTCCATCGAAGCCCTGAACCTGGCGCTCGAGAACTACCCCGGTACGCTGGTTTTCGTCAGCCACGACCGGGAGTTTGTTTCCTCGCTGGCGACGCGCATTATCGAGCTGAAAGCGGATGGTGTGACTGACTTCAGTGGGTCTTATGATGATTATCTTCGGAGTCAGGGGTACCTTTAA
- a CDS encoding DUF2059 domain-containing protein, protein MKLVTLVKPLLAASLLVAGSASAAPDARQVLSASPVDDIVAQYPAMMSQGIREGLKRSGQMPPMVAETIGHVVSSSFSAADIEQQIVENLDQQLSDAQLKDVGEWYGTPVARKISASEIAASAPSAWQDIQARAPELNRKYKGTDRARMFDRFDRASRATESAVDTTIAVQLGLATAMAAFSSDSVHYDEIEQRIESQRSTLRGVVGQQVYDSYLYTYEGISAQEMDLYLDFLESPAGAAFSKVVTDSIQQAITDPIESVGSQLARFLSPAPKGGQ, encoded by the coding sequence ATGAAGCTTGTTACCCTAGTTAAACCTCTTTTAGCCGCGAGCCTTCTGGTCGCCGGTTCTGCCAGTGCGGCGCCAGACGCCCGTCAGGTTCTGTCTGCCTCTCCGGTTGATGACATCGTTGCTCAGTATCCAGCCATGATGAGCCAGGGAATTCGTGAAGGACTGAAGCGCAGCGGGCAAATGCCTCCCATGGTGGCAGAAACCATTGGTCATGTTGTTAGCAGCAGTTTCAGCGCGGCGGATATTGAGCAGCAGATTGTGGAGAATCTTGACCAACAGCTCAGTGATGCGCAGCTCAAGGACGTTGGCGAATGGTACGGAACGCCGGTCGCAAGAAAGATTTCAGCGTCCGAGATAGCGGCCTCCGCACCCTCGGCATGGCAGGATATTCAGGCGAGGGCGCCCGAGCTGAATCGGAAATACAAAGGTACAGACCGTGCCCGCATGTTTGACCGGTTTGATCGCGCCTCCAGGGCGACGGAAAGCGCAGTGGACACGACCATCGCAGTGCAGCTGGGGCTGGCGACAGCCATGGCGGCGTTCAGCAGCGATTCCGTGCACTACGATGAGATTGAACAACGCATTGAAAGCCAGCGCAGCACGTTGAGAGGGGTAGTGGGGCAGCAAGTCTACGACAGCTATCTCTACACCTATGAGGGCATCAGTGCCCAGGAAATGGACCTTTACCTGGACTTTCTGGAAAGCCCGGCAGGTGCCGCGTTTTCAAAAGTGGTTACCGACAGCATTCAGCAGGCGATTACCGATCCGATAGAGTCCGTTGGTAGCCAGCTCGCCCGGTTTCTTTCTCCGGCACCAAAAGGCGGTCAGTAA
- a CDS encoding M24 family metallopeptidase, protein MDFNAYQRALPQELRGSECPFPAAEFDQRLASVRERMAAEDMDALLLTDPSDIFYLTGYSTFEVSVHVALLVTGSSLFLQVPSIEMGPAMVTTRVAEVTGYRWEGIGEVLSPLIEALNGSADIVGIDAWHGSLRQGVLEGLKARLSSVRFIDSGGLVKKVRIIKSPAEIEYLRHSARVTGEGLRAAVAEVRPGATDNDIAAAGARALLEAGSEFMSMQPIVTTGRRSSVIHTNHKRCTIEQGEPVFLEFGAAWQRYTAPMMQTVVAGSPSAEMQQVFEGCRRIVDALLEAVKPGATFDSAALVAERALAPLASKVFFSGVFGYTVGAQFPPSWVEGSGFIARGGNAEFKPGMVFHLPICLRVPGQWGIGCSETILVTARGAEPITSNPWTLGS, encoded by the coding sequence ATGGACTTCAATGCTTATCAGAGAGCGTTGCCACAGGAGTTACGGGGCTCGGAGTGTCCTTTCCCTGCGGCGGAGTTTGACCAGCGGCTTGCCAGCGTACGCGAACGCATGGCCGCCGAGGATATGGATGCCCTGTTGCTGACTGATCCGTCCGATATTTTCTATCTCACCGGCTACAGTACCTTCGAAGTGTCGGTTCATGTGGCTTTGTTGGTGACCGGTTCGTCCCTTTTCCTTCAGGTTCCGTCCATTGAGATGGGGCCAGCCATGGTGACAACCCGCGTTGCCGAGGTGACAGGGTATCGGTGGGAAGGTATTGGCGAAGTTCTGTCTCCGTTAATTGAGGCTCTCAATGGTTCGGCGGATATTGTGGGTATTGATGCCTGGCATGGATCACTTCGCCAGGGTGTCCTTGAAGGGCTGAAGGCCCGATTGTCCAGTGTTCGCTTTATCGACAGCGGCGGGCTCGTGAAAAAGGTCCGCATCATCAAGTCTCCGGCTGAAATCGAGTATCTTCGACACAGTGCGCGGGTGACGGGCGAGGGATTGCGGGCCGCTGTCGCTGAGGTGCGTCCCGGGGCAACAGACAATGATATAGCAGCAGCCGGGGCCAGGGCGCTGCTGGAGGCAGGCAGTGAGTTCATGAGCATGCAGCCCATTGTGACCACTGGCCGGCGAAGCAGTGTTATTCATACCAACCACAAACGTTGCACGATTGAGCAGGGCGAACCGGTCTTTCTGGAGTTTGGGGCCGCGTGGCAGCGTTACACAGCACCGATGATGCAAACCGTTGTGGCCGGATCACCTTCTGCTGAGATGCAGCAGGTATTTGAAGGCTGTCGCCGCATTGTTGATGCGTTGCTCGAGGCAGTGAAACCCGGCGCAACCTTTGACTCGGCGGCACTGGTAGCGGAAAGGGCCTTGGCCCCCCTGGCCAGCAAGGTGTTCTTTTCCGGGGTGTTTGGATATACCGTTGGCGCCCAGTTTCCGCCCTCCTGGGTAGAAGGTTCGGGGTTTATCGCCCGGGGTGGTAATGCCGAGTTTAAACCGGGCATGGTGTTTCACCTGCCGATCTGCCTTCGGGTTCCCGGTCAATGGGGTATAGGCTGCAGCGAGACGATTCTTGTCACTGCACGGGGGGCCGAACCGATAACGTCCAATCCCTGGACGCTTGGTTCGTAA
- a CDS encoding peptidylprolyl isomerase: MAQATARHILVDSEAKCEELKKAIEGGQDFAEVAKQHSSCPSGRNGGDLGSFGPGQMVPEFDKAVFNSELNTVLGPIKTQFGYHLLEVTSRS, encoded by the coding sequence ATGGCACAGGCAACCGCGCGCCACATTCTGGTAGACAGCGAAGCGAAGTGTGAAGAACTGAAGAAAGCCATTGAAGGTGGCCAGGATTTCGCCGAAGTCGCAAAACAGCACTCCTCCTGCCCCTCCGGCCGTAACGGCGGTGATCTGGGCTCTTTCGGCCCGGGGCAGATGGTGCCGGAATTCGACAAAGCCGTGTTCAACAGCGAGCTGAACACAGTGCTGGGCCCAATCAAAACACAGTTTGGCTATCACCTGCTTGAAGTAACCAGCCGCAGCTGA
- a CDS encoding LysR family transcriptional regulator: MDWDYLRFVRALAIGGTLAKAGELLGVHQTTVLRRLDQMEESLGVQFFERNRDGLQLTPVGETAFREAEKLSVAMENLERKLVGQDSAPVGKVRLAAEDSMMNELLSPILAELVREFPDIELEVLTDNDVANLSHREADLTLRAENKPQATLEGQRIAAIESAVYGASRYCRRHRNMDIENRPEDCLWIVPDETFSHLATGRWYRKQLKNARSLIRCNSLQSMYALARADAGLAVLPCYLGESAKELRRLSEPLEGESVDLWLHVNQDTQHMARVRIVMEYLVDRLQAQESSIEISATL; encoded by the coding sequence ATGGACTGGGATTATCTTCGATTTGTACGCGCACTGGCAATAGGTGGAACGCTTGCCAAGGCGGGGGAATTACTGGGTGTGCACCAAACCACCGTATTACGAAGGCTCGACCAGATGGAAGAGTCGCTGGGTGTGCAGTTTTTTGAACGCAACAGGGATGGATTACAACTGACCCCAGTGGGGGAGACAGCCTTTCGGGAGGCTGAAAAGCTATCGGTCGCAATGGAAAACCTTGAGCGCAAGCTCGTCGGGCAGGACTCGGCGCCGGTCGGTAAAGTTCGACTGGCTGCGGAGGATTCTATGATGAACGAGCTGCTGAGCCCGATTCTCGCAGAGCTGGTTCGGGAGTTTCCGGATATCGAGCTCGAAGTGTTGACGGATAATGATGTTGCCAACCTGAGCCACCGGGAAGCGGACCTTACGCTGCGCGCAGAGAACAAGCCTCAGGCGACACTTGAGGGGCAGCGAATCGCCGCCATTGAATCGGCAGTCTACGGAGCCTCGCGATACTGCCGGCGCCATCGTAATATGGATATCGAGAACAGGCCGGAGGATTGCCTGTGGATTGTTCCTGATGAAACATTCAGCCACCTTGCCACGGGCCGCTGGTATCGAAAACAGCTCAAGAACGCCCGGTCATTGATTCGGTGTAATAGCCTGCAATCCATGTACGCACTGGCCCGGGCCGATGCTGGGCTGGCAGTGTTGCCCTGTTACCTTGGGGAAAGCGCCAAAGAGCTTCGGCGGCTGTCGGAGCCACTGGAAGGAGAGAGCGTGGATCTCTGGCTGCACGTCAACCAGGACACTCAGCACATGGCGAGAGTCCGGATTGTAATGGAATACCTGGTAGACCGGCTTCAGGCGCAGGAATCGTCTATCGAGATCAGCGCGACACTTTAA
- a CDS encoding DUF1415 domain-containing protein, whose product MDEIEVINASRKWVEDVVVGYNLCPFAKRELLRNRVRFVVSEAETEDELLQALHSELQRLDDEPGVETTVLIHPGVLQEFGAYNEFLDAADGLLAYLEMEGVYQIASFHPDYQFEGTEQDSAENYTNRSPYPMLHLLREASLEAAIGSYPDVEGIPQRNIELMENLGTDKMREILANCLQ is encoded by the coding sequence ATGGACGAGATAGAGGTAATAAACGCATCCCGGAAATGGGTTGAAGACGTAGTCGTTGGTTACAACCTTTGCCCGTTTGCCAAGAGAGAGCTTCTGCGGAATCGCGTCCGGTTCGTGGTGTCGGAGGCAGAGACCGAAGACGAACTCCTTCAGGCGCTGCATTCCGAACTTCAGCGTCTGGACGATGAGCCGGGCGTTGAAACCACCGTGCTGATTCATCCCGGTGTTTTGCAGGAGTTTGGCGCCTACAATGAGTTTCTGGATGCGGCTGATGGTTTGTTGGCCTATCTCGAGATGGAGGGCGTATACCAGATTGCGAGCTTCCATCCGGACTATCAGTTCGAAGGGACAGAGCAGGATTCGGCCGAGAACTACACCAACCGTTCCCCGTACCCGATGCTGCACCTGTTACGTGAAGCCAGTCTGGAAGCGGCGATTGGAAGTTATCCGGATGTAGAGGGCATCCCTCAGAGAAACATCGAGCTGATGGAAAACCTCGGCACAGACAAAATGCGGGAAATTCTCGCCAATTGCCTGCAATAG